A genomic window from Methanovulcanius yangii includes:
- a CDS encoding pyridoxamine 5'-phosphate oxidase family protein, with the protein MVQLTEELIAAFNALKVVPLATADRNGVPNVAPMGAKAVADPETILIMNNFMQKTLANVKENPKAAVYLWGDGVKGCYQIKGDVEYVESGEQFEAFRADVTARLPHVPAVGMLKITVTDVFNCAAGPNAGDRIL; encoded by the coding sequence ATGGTTCAACTGACCGAAGAACTGATTGCGGCATTCAATGCCCTCAAGGTCGTCCCCCTCGCGACCGCCGACAGGAATGGTGTACCGAATGTGGCCCCGATGGGCGCAAAGGCGGTGGCGGACCCGGAGACGATTCTCATCATGAACAACTTCATGCAAAAGACCCTTGCCAACGTGAAGGAGAACCCGAAGGCGGCCGTGTACCTCTGGGGCGACGGCGTCAAGGGATGCTACCAGATCAAAGGCGACGTCGAGTACGTCGAGTCGGGCGAGCAGTTCGAGGCGTTCAGGGCGGATGTGACGGCACGCCTTCCGCATGTGCCCGCGGTGGGAATGCTGAAGATCACCGTAACGGATGTCTTCAACTGCGCCGCCGGCCCGAATGCCGGGGACAGGATTCTCTAA
- a CDS encoding PGF-pre-PGF domain-containing protein, which translates to MKPLPILSALTIVLLFLLVLPASAGYVWENVTVDSSGHVGEYSSLAFNGSYPAISYLDWDTRHLKYAWKDADGWHNETVDSNDSVGQCTSLAFDGDGNPAISYYDFAVGNRDLKYAWQDGGVWQITTVDAVGEVGSYNSLAFNGDYPAISYHDAVNDTLKYAWQDAGGWHTTVVDSSGQVGSDTSLAFNAGYPAISYYDYISNYDLKYAWQDGDGWHNETVDTAGNVGMDTSLAFNGGYPAISYKGDNHLKYAWQDGDGWHNETVDSEATASDTSLAFSGNTPAISYFDGSFGNRNLKFAWKDGNDDWHIGIVDDAEEVGTYSSLAFNGSCPAISYYDGDPANQDLKYATGTPAGNVTVTSTPTGAAVWLDGVDTGFTTPATLADVATGTHNVTVTHAGYFPGVNNTVEVIFDETTDVAFTLAPVQTPTTPVPTPTPDTGDGDDPMDDTAIAVAKGLAGGGNATFSLDPSLSPIYQIQVTVKGTVETLLVTARTTGSPGSGIPAPDGIVYQFIEVTLAKTTDDQIDHTEMMFTVPLTWLEANGYAPANIILSRWHDGEWQQLPTTFVKEEGGKASFTATSPGFSLFAIVAVDEPVTIAVDEEEEIPVPTEEPTAEMTATDTTVSPTAVTTGTEEETPAAEETAAPEPTDTPQSPLFVFAPVAALGALLVLGKKR; encoded by the coding sequence GTGAAACCATTACCAATTTTATCAGCCCTTACGATTGTTCTCCTCTTTCTCCTCGTCCTGCCCGCATCGGCGGGGTATGTCTGGGAGAATGTCACTGTCGATTCCTCAGGACATGTCGGCGAGTATTCCTCGCTTGCGTTCAACGGGAGCTATCCTGCAATCAGCTACCTCGACTGGGATACCCGCCACCTGAAGTATGCGTGGAAGGATGCCGACGGCTGGCACAACGAGACCGTCGATTCCAATGACTCCGTTGGCCAGTGCACCTCGCTTGCGTTTGATGGTGACGGCAACCCTGCAATCAGCTACTACGATTTTGCTGTTGGCAACAGGGACCTGAAGTATGCATGGCAGGACGGCGGCGTCTGGCAGATCACCACCGTCGATGCCGTCGGGGAGGTTGGCTCGTACAACTCCCTTGCATTCAATGGAGACTACCCGGCAATCAGCTACCACGACGCGGTAAATGACACCCTGAAGTATGCGTGGCAGGATGCCGGCGGCTGGCATACCACCGTCGTCGATTCCTCAGGACAGGTCGGTTCGGACACCTCGCTTGCGTTCAACGCAGGCTACCCTGCAATCAGCTACTACGACTATATTTCCAACTACGACCTGAAGTATGCGTGGCAGGACGGCGACGGCTGGCACAACGAAACCGTCGATACCGCTGGAAATGTCGGCATGGACACCTCGCTTGCATTCAACGGAGGCTACCCGGCGATCAGTTACAAAGGTGACAACCACCTGAAGTATGCATGGCAGGATGGTGACGGCTGGCACAACGAAACCGTCGATTCTGAGGCAACTGCTTCGGACACCTCACTTGCATTCAGTGGCAACACCCCTGCCATCAGCTACTTTGATGGGAGCTTTGGCAACCGGAACCTGAAGTTTGCCTGGAAGGACGGGAATGATGACTGGCACATCGGCATCGTCGACGACGCAGAAGAAGTAGGTACGTACTCCTCGCTTGCGTTCAACGGAAGTTGCCCTGCCATCAGCTACTACGATGGCGATCCTGCCAACCAGGACCTGAAGTACGCCACCGGCACGCCGGCCGGCAACGTCACCGTCACCTCGACTCCAACAGGGGCGGCGGTCTGGCTCGACGGCGTTGATACCGGGTTCACGACCCCCGCAACCCTTGCGGATGTTGCGACAGGCACCCACAATGTCACGGTAACGCACGCCGGGTATTTCCCCGGCGTCAATAACACGGTGGAGGTCATCTTTGACGAGACCACGGACGTCGCCTTCACCCTTGCACCCGTCCAGACACCGACCACTCCCGTCCCCACCCCCACCCCCGACACCGGCGATGGTGACGACCCGATGGACGATACGGCCATCGCAGTGGCGAAAGGGCTTGCCGGCGGCGGGAATGCCACGTTCAGTCTCGATCCCTCCCTGTCCCCGATCTATCAGATACAGGTGACGGTGAAGGGCACGGTCGAAACCCTCCTCGTCACGGCCCGCACCACCGGGTCGCCGGGAAGCGGCATCCCCGCCCCGGACGGCATCGTCTACCAGTTCATCGAGGTGACGCTTGCCAAGACGACCGATGATCAGATCGATCACACGGAAATGATGTTCACGGTGCCGCTCACATGGCTGGAGGCGAACGGATACGCTCCGGCGAATATCATCCTCTCCCGCTGGCACGACGGTGAGTGGCAGCAGCTCCCCACGACGTTCGTGAAGGAAGAGGGCGGAAAGGCCTCCTTCACCGCGACGAGCCCCGGCTTCTCGCTCTTTGCGATCGTCGCCGTTGATGAACCGGTGACCATCGCCGTGGACGAGGAGGAGGAGATTCCTGTTCCCACCGAAGAGCCGACCGCGGAGATGACGGCGACTGATACGACCGTCTCCCCCACGGCTGTCACGACCGGTACGGAAGAGGAGACCCCTGCCGCGGAGGAGACGGCCGCTCCCGAGCCGACGGACACCCCCCAGTCCCCGCTCTTCGTCTTTGCACCGGTGGCAGCCCTCGGTGCCCTGCTGGTGCTGGGGAAGAAGCGCTGA
- a CDS encoding MarR family transcriptional regulator, whose product MGDTTGHLEDDFIRMFQTGIGGANGLDALSSWLLARLYIEPGEMAMAALAEEAGYSLASVSNKCRVLERAGCIVKRTRPGTRKVYVYAHKDLIGTFMRQLEQIRHTQTMVVKKEIPPMIERYRSDDMPPEMAERIALLQGMYDDMMTIDDCIRGMLERLAAEGGDRDGQ is encoded by the coding sequence ATGGGGGACACGACAGGACACCTCGAGGATGACTTCATCCGGATGTTTCAGACAGGGATAGGGGGGGCAAACGGGCTCGACGCCCTCTCATCATGGCTCCTCGCCCGGCTGTACATCGAACCGGGCGAGATGGCGATGGCGGCGCTCGCCGAGGAGGCGGGGTACTCGCTCGCCTCGGTCAGCAACAAGTGCCGGGTGCTGGAGCGTGCCGGGTGCATCGTCAAGCGGACCCGTCCGGGGACGCGAAAGGTCTATGTATATGCCCACAAGGATCTCATCGGCACCTTCATGCGACAGCTTGAGCAGATCCGGCACACCCAGACCATGGTCGTCAAAAAGGAGATTCCGCCGATGATCGAGCGGTACCGGAGCGATGATATGCCGCCGGAGATGGCGGAGAGGATTGCCCTTCTCCAGGGAATGTACGATGACATGATGACGATCGACGATTGTATCCGGGGCATGCTGGAGCGCCTCGCCGCCGAGGGGGGGGACCGGGATGGACAGTAA
- a CDS encoding CPBP family intramembrane glutamic endopeptidase yields MDSNHRTLLLVLGGLLFVSFVWEGLILLAGGVAGPYFTLMATALMFFPTIAGFAYLRRTGRSARPILTQVGKKRYLLAAALFPVALTVLVIGGAVAAGVMTQTLYDGTTGMVTLPGVDGEQISVGVFLLQFLVTMVVGIAVTSIATFGEEFGWRGVFQNRLVARYGVVAGLVFLGIFWGIWHAPIIYAGYNFPGYPLLGSLVLMPLFTLGTSGVFAWLTLRSGSFWPAVLAHASFNSTAGPLIYLPVFDAEPLVKYLLFVIPWAVLGIAAILHLKMTEGTGAWALYPAEEL; encoded by the coding sequence ATGGACAGTAACCACCGCACCCTTCTCCTCGTGCTGGGCGGCCTCCTTTTCGTCTCGTTCGTCTGGGAAGGACTCATCCTCCTCGCAGGCGGCGTCGCCGGCCCGTACTTCACCCTCATGGCAACGGCGCTGATGTTCTTCCCCACGATCGCGGGATTCGCGTACCTGCGCCGGACGGGGAGGAGCGCACGACCGATCCTCACGCAGGTCGGGAAGAAGCGCTACCTCCTCGCTGCCGCCCTCTTTCCGGTCGCCCTTACCGTGCTCGTCATAGGGGGCGCCGTCGCCGCGGGCGTGATGACGCAGACGCTCTACGACGGGACGACCGGGATGGTAACCCTCCCCGGCGTGGACGGAGAGCAGATCTCCGTCGGGGTGTTCCTCCTCCAGTTCCTCGTCACCATGGTCGTGGGCATCGCGGTCACCTCGATCGCCACCTTCGGCGAGGAGTTCGGGTGGAGGGGCGTCTTCCAGAACCGTCTCGTGGCACGGTACGGGGTCGTTGCGGGCCTCGTCTTCCTCGGGATATTCTGGGGCATCTGGCACGCCCCCATCATCTACGCAGGCTACAACTTCCCCGGCTACCCGCTCCTCGGGAGCCTCGTCCTCATGCCGCTCTTCACCCTCGGCACCAGCGGTGTCTTTGCGTGGTTGACGCTTCGGTCGGGAAGCTTCTGGCCGGCGGTGCTCGCCCACGCATCGTTCAACAGCACCGCAGGCCCCCTCATCTACCTGCCGGTCTTCGATGCGGAACCGCTGGTGAAGTACCTCCTCTTCGTCATCCCGTGGGCGGTTCTGGGCATCGCCGCGATCCTCCATTTGAAGATGACCGAGGGGACGGGGGCGTGGGCCCTTTACCCCGCAGAAGAGCTCTGA
- a CDS encoding PAS domain-containing protein — translation MQDERMFLARGEDDWYALMEHAPVMFQSTGPDGHFVHVNRAWREALGYTAEEAMRLTPADVIDPSCEGMCRTLFGEPVPGCGADAVDAVLLTSGGEELRVRGTSLCLTRMGRPVGSMALFVPAACEPAGPAEEGRSACMERFLAALSVPVYRKDRQGRLTWANGAFETFTGVAAEALPGMPAADLVPPPFSARLREMDEQLLETGGVQQFEEPVTLADGTVRLVTVTQVACEDAPGEIAGILGTFHERSSGQRGVEKKDAGEWCAVPGDEP, via the coding sequence ATGCAGGATGAGAGGATGTTCCTCGCCCGGGGGGAGGACGACTGGTATGCGCTCATGGAGCATGCCCCGGTGATGTTCCAGAGTACCGGCCCGGACGGGCATTTTGTCCATGTGAACCGGGCGTGGCGGGAGGCCCTCGGATATACGGCGGAGGAGGCGATGCGGCTTACCCCTGCGGATGTCATCGACCCGTCCTGTGAGGGGATGTGCCGGACCCTCTTCGGGGAGCCGGTGCCGGGCTGTGGGGCGGATGCGGTCGATGCGGTTCTCCTGACGAGCGGGGGCGAGGAGCTCCGGGTCCGGGGGACCTCGCTCTGCCTCACCCGGATGGGCCGTCCCGTCGGGAGTATGGCCCTCTTCGTCCCCGCCGCCTGCGAGCCCGCGGGCCCGGCAGAGGAGGGGCGGTCGGCATGCATGGAGCGCTTTCTCGCCGCCCTCTCCGTGCCGGTCTATCGCAAGGACCGGCAGGGGCGGCTCACGTGGGCGAACGGCGCCTTCGAGACGTTCACGGGCGTGGCCGCCGAGGCGCTCCCCGGCATGCCGGCGGCGGATCTCGTCCCGCCCCCCTTTTCTGCCCGCCTCCGGGAGATGGACGAACAGCTCCTTGAAACGGGCGGGGTCCAGCAGTTCGAGGAGCCGGTCACCCTCGCAGACGGCACCGTCCGGCTCGTGACCGTCACGCAGGTGGCCTGTGAGGACGCCCCGGGAGAGATCGCAGGGATTCTCGGGACCTTTCACGAGAGATCGTCAGGGCAGAGAGGGGTGGAAAAAAAGGACGCGGGGGAGTGGTGCGCCGTGCCGGGGGACGAGCCCTAG
- a CDS encoding permease: MSEALLTAGQFFVIIAGELILLFIGISFLVGLLQSYIPEERIRRTLAGRGEGTATALGGIFGALTPFCSCSTIPILVGLLNAGIPFSACMAFLLSSPLLNPVILSLLAALIGLVPTVVYAIITFCAALVLATLLGRFGFARYVKEVTVEGMAQAPACGCEAGTFAQRHGPRFSAALHFAVSLFRQVLPYLILGAGIGAFIYGFVPADLIVSLAGQDNPLAIPVAALIGVPMYIRAETIIPISAVLLQKGMGAGAVMALIIGGAGASIPEVTLLAAIFERRLVAAFVVTVLGIAVLAGVAFQILVAV; the protein is encoded by the coding sequence ATCTCTGAAGCACTTCTTACTGCCGGGCAGTTCTTCGTCATCATCGCCGGAGAACTGATACTGCTCTTCATCGGCATATCATTCCTGGTGGGCCTGCTCCAGTCCTATATCCCGGAGGAGAGGATCCGGCGGACCCTCGCAGGCCGCGGCGAGGGGACAGCCACCGCTCTCGGCGGCATCTTCGGGGCACTCACCCCCTTCTGCTCATGCTCCACGATCCCGATCCTGGTGGGCCTTCTGAACGCCGGAATCCCGTTTTCCGCCTGTATGGCATTCCTCCTCTCCTCGCCCCTCCTCAACCCGGTGATCCTCTCCCTCCTCGCCGCCCTCATCGGCCTGGTGCCGACGGTGGTGTACGCCATCATCACCTTCTGTGCCGCTCTCGTCCTTGCAACCCTCCTCGGGCGGTTCGGGTTTGCGCGATACGTGAAGGAAGTAACCGTCGAGGGGATGGCGCAGGCGCCGGCATGCGGGTGCGAGGCGGGCACCTTTGCACAGCGACACGGCCCGCGGTTCTCCGCCGCCCTGCACTTCGCCGTCTCGCTCTTCCGCCAGGTGCTTCCCTATCTCATCCTCGGTGCTGGCATCGGGGCCTTCATCTACGGGTTCGTCCCTGCAGACCTCATCGTCTCGCTGGCAGGGCAGGACAACCCCCTCGCGATCCCCGTGGCGGCGTTGATCGGTGTGCCGATGTACATCAGGGCAGAAACCATCATTCCTATCAGCGCCGTCCTGCTCCAGAAGGGGATGGGGGCCGGGGCGGTGATGGCTCTTATCATCGGGGGTGCGGGGGCGAGCATCCCTGAAGTGACCCTCCTTGCGGCAATATTCGAGCGGCGGCTCGTGGCAGCCTTCGTCGTCACCGTCCTCGGGATCGCCGTCCTTGCCGGGGTCGCCTTCCAAATCCTTGTGGCCGTATGA
- a CDS encoding ArsR/SmtB family transcription factor, with the protein MEENDMCRDEYMALPEQIEASLTQCGGIEGLTSRLPDDAGLEAECSVHRALADPLRMKTISMLAVQPLCVCVIKEVLGIADSKLSYHLSVLKKAGLIRGEQQGNWIIYHLTDEGERWAAPRT; encoded by the coding sequence ATGGAAGAGAACGATATGTGCAGGGATGAATACATGGCACTCCCCGAGCAGATCGAGGCGTCGCTTACCCAATGCGGCGGGATCGAGGGACTGACTTCCCGTCTGCCCGACGATGCCGGGCTGGAGGCGGAGTGCAGCGTCCACCGGGCGCTTGCGGACCCCCTTCGGATGAAGACCATCTCCATGCTTGCCGTCCAGCCCCTCTGCGTCTGCGTCATCAAGGAGGTGCTCGGGATCGCTGACTCAAAACTTTCCTACCACCTGTCGGTGCTGAAGAAGGCAGGGCTGATCCGGGGGGAGCAGCAGGGGAACTGGATCATCTATCATCTTACGGATGAGGGCGAGCGGTGGGCGGCGCCCCGCACCTGA
- a CDS encoding aromatic aminobenezylarsenical efflux permease ArsG family transporter gives MSLMGFMETMGTSSIPLVAAFFIGLMMGLSPCPLATNMAAIGYLSRRLGNPVQTLIAGSLYCAGRMVVYVGLAALIVVFGLNIQAVALFLQTWGEVLIGPLLIVVGIVMIDLVPLSFGYGGSSRLAAIKERLAEQGMAGSFFLGVLFALSFCPFSAVLFFAMLVPLALRSGDPLGVPTVFAMATALPVIAFSLIIVTGVAKVGTAMKSAETFEYWMRRIVGVLFIGIGIQLLVALVAG, from the coding sequence ATGAGCCTGATGGGGTTCATGGAGACGATGGGGACGAGCAGCATCCCCCTCGTCGCCGCATTCTTCATCGGGCTGATGATGGGGCTCTCCCCCTGCCCTCTCGCAACGAACATGGCCGCGATCGGTTACCTCTCCCGCCGGCTCGGAAACCCCGTACAGACGCTCATCGCCGGGTCGCTCTATTGCGCTGGGAGGATGGTCGTCTACGTCGGGCTTGCGGCCCTGATCGTCGTGTTCGGGTTGAACATTCAGGCGGTCGCGCTCTTCCTGCAGACATGGGGCGAGGTGCTGATCGGCCCGCTGCTGATTGTGGTCGGCATCGTGATGATCGATCTTGTCCCCCTGAGCTTTGGATACGGCGGCAGCAGCAGGCTTGCCGCCATCAAGGAACGGCTCGCCGAACAGGGCATGGCGGGGAGTTTTTTTCTCGGCGTGCTCTTCGCGCTGAGCTTCTGCCCGTTCTCGGCGGTCCTCTTCTTTGCGATGCTCGTCCCGCTGGCTCTCCGGAGCGGCGATCCACTGGGTGTCCCGACGGTCTTTGCCATGGCAACAGCCCTGCCGGTGATTGCGTTCTCGCTGATCATTGTGACGGGAGTAGCGAAGGTTGGAACCGCGATGAAGTCGGCGGAGACATTCGAGTACTGGATGCGCCGGATCGTCGGCGTGCTCTTCATCGGGATCGGAATCCAACTCCTCGTGGCACTGGTGGCCGGATGA
- a CDS encoding nitrophenyl compound nitroreductase subunit ArsF family protein: protein MKTEDPYLHTASRKRRWAACIIPRRTILPFIALSVVLACAAVFAGCVAAPSGEDVTTATSNVTTVEVIHFTTPNQCYSCVVLGDYAEETVRTHFADEIASGKMSFEHVSIADPAQQDIVERYGATGSSLWIGVYDDEGRFFPEEDLRVWYKLNDKPGFSAYLKTLLEMRLRGDLTR from the coding sequence ATGAAAACAGAAGACCCATACCTGCATACGGCTTCCCGCAAGCGGCGGTGGGCGGCCTGCATCATACCCCGACGAACTATCCTGCCGTTCATTGCACTGTCAGTGGTCCTGGCCTGCGCTGCCGTCTTTGCCGGATGTGTCGCGGCACCCTCCGGGGAGGATGTTACGACGGCAACAAGCAATGTCACCACGGTCGAGGTCATCCACTTCACCACACCGAACCAGTGCTACTCCTGCGTCGTGCTCGGCGACTATGCCGAAGAGACCGTCAGGACACACTTTGCCGACGAAATAGCCTCCGGAAAGATGAGCTTCGAGCACGTCAGCATCGCCGATCCGGCACAGCAGGATATCGTCGAGCGCTATGGCGCGACCGGGTCGTCCCTCTGGATTGGCGTCTATGACGACGAGGGGCGGTTCTTCCCGGAGGAGGATCTCCGGGTGTGGTACAAACTGAACGACAAACCCGGATTCTCGGCATACCTGAAGACGCTCCTTGAGATGCGCCTCCGGGGAGACCTCACGCGATGA
- the arsB gene encoding ACR3 family arsenite efflux transporter — MTERRLSTFEKYLTVWVALCIVAGIALGRAAPGLAVALDSLSVYQVSIPIAIALFFMMYPIMVKIDFAEVLRAARTPKPVALTLFINWAVKPFTMYILATVFLGYVFVGFIPGTEVLADGSTVELWRSYVSGCILLGIAPCTAMVLMWSYLAKGNDGLTLIMVAVNSLLMLVLYAPLGSFLLGVNAMPIPWQTILLSVAVYVALPLAAGYVTRRWIIARKGRAWFETRFLNVLTPVSITALLGTLVLLFTFKGDVIVENPLTILWIAIPLFLQTVLIFTLGYFVLARRLGLPYRDAAPAGMIGASNHFEVAIATATILFGLGSGAALATVVGVLIEVPVMLMLVKICLRTQGMFRSEPV; from the coding sequence ATGACCGAACGCCGCCTCTCCACCTTCGAGAAATATCTCACCGTGTGGGTGGCGCTCTGCATCGTTGCGGGCATCGCGCTCGGGCGGGCCGCCCCCGGCCTCGCGGTCGCCCTTGACTCGCTCTCTGTCTATCAGGTCTCGATCCCGATCGCGATCGCCCTCTTCTTCATGATGTACCCCATCATGGTAAAGATCGATTTTGCCGAGGTGCTGCGGGCGGCCCGCACCCCGAAACCGGTCGCCCTCACCCTCTTCATCAACTGGGCCGTCAAGCCCTTCACGATGTACATCCTCGCGACCGTCTTCCTCGGGTACGTCTTCGTCGGCTTCATCCCGGGCACCGAGGTGCTCGCCGACGGGAGCACCGTCGAACTCTGGCGAAGCTACGTTTCCGGGTGCATCCTTCTGGGCATCGCCCCCTGCACCGCGATGGTCCTGATGTGGAGTTATCTCGCGAAGGGCAACGACGGCCTCACGCTCATCATGGTGGCGGTCAACTCCCTCCTCATGCTCGTCCTCTACGCCCCGCTGGGGAGCTTCCTTCTTGGGGTGAACGCGATGCCGATTCCCTGGCAGACGATCCTCCTCTCAGTCGCCGTGTATGTCGCCCTCCCGCTCGCCGCCGGGTACGTCACCCGGAGATGGATCATCGCCCGGAAGGGCCGGGCATGGTTCGAGACCCGGTTTTTGAACGTTCTTACACCGGTCTCGATCACAGCGCTCCTCGGCACCCTCGTCCTCCTCTTCACCTTCAAGGGGGATGTCATCGTCGAAAACCCCCTCACCATCCTCTGGATAGCAATTCCGCTCTTTCTCCAGACGGTGCTCATCTTCACCCTCGGGTATTTCGTTCTCGCCCGCCGGCTCGGGCTGCCGTACCGTGACGCGGCCCCTGCAGGAATGATCGGGGCCTCGAACCACTTCGAGGTGGCGATCGCCACCGCGACCATCCTCTTCGGGCTGGGGTCGGGGGCGGCGCTGGCGACGGTCGTGGGCGTCCTCATCGAGGTGCCGGTGATGCTGATGCTGGTCAAAATCTGCCTGCGAACGCAGGGTATGTTTCGGAGTGAACCGGTATGA
- a CDS encoding DUF2703 domain-containing protein translates to MSGTLVVEWRHIGESVDGTCVRCAATGRTLAEVVDAIRPALSARRVRVRVVETVLPDERIAESNMILFNGVPLEDLIDEARVEMTPCASCSCITGTDAICRAIVCGGETHEEIPADLILKAALKVVEP, encoded by the coding sequence GTGTCCGGCACCCTTGTCGTTGAATGGCGGCACATCGGCGAGAGCGTCGATGGGACGTGCGTGCGGTGTGCGGCGACCGGTCGCACCCTTGCAGAGGTCGTCGACGCCATCCGCCCGGCGCTCTCGGCCCGTCGTGTCCGGGTGCGGGTGGTGGAGACGGTGCTCCCGGACGAGCGGATTGCTGAATCGAACATGATCCTCTTCAACGGCGTGCCGCTCGAAGACCTCATCGACGAGGCGCGGGTGGAGATGACCCCGTGTGCCTCCTGCTCCTGCATCACCGGGACCGACGCCATCTGCCGGGCGATCGTCTGCGGGGGGGAGACCCATGAGGAAATACCCGCGGATCTCATCCTGAAGGCCGCCCTGAAGGTCGTGGAGCCATGA
- a CDS encoding putative zinc-binding protein, with the protein MADQPVCTCTCGRSEERRIIFPCAGQANTGQITNLAAIQLTEEGFGSIACVALLATGAEGILANATNADEVVVLDGCPMLCAKKIAEAQGVPVGQHLVVTDLGIAKGSSRSYTDDDVEAVVAAVWEGKGKVETKTPPEGNKQGKSGTGCGCGCGGGC; encoded by the coding sequence GTGGCGGACCAACCGGTCTGCACCTGCACCTGCGGGCGAAGCGAGGAGCGGCGGATCATCTTCCCGTGTGCCGGGCAGGCGAACACCGGCCAGATCACGAACCTCGCGGCGATTCAGCTGACCGAAGAGGGGTTCGGGAGCATCGCCTGCGTCGCCCTCCTTGCGACCGGGGCCGAAGGGATTCTCGCCAATGCAACGAATGCCGATGAGGTCGTCGTCCTCGACGGCTGCCCGATGCTCTGCGCAAAAAAGATCGCAGAGGCGCAGGGCGTCCCGGTGGGGCAGCACCTCGTCGTTACCGACCTCGGCATCGCCAAAGGGTCCTCGCGGTCTTACACCGACGATGATGTGGAGGCGGTCGTTGCGGCAGTCTGGGAAGGGAAGGGGAAAGTCGAAACGAAGACTCCCCCCGAAGGGAACAAGCAGGGGAAGAGCGGCACCGGCTGTGGCTGCGGCTGCGGCGGGGGCTGCTGA
- a CDS encoding thioredoxin family protein, giving the protein MKIEVLGTGCMKCKRLAKNVDVAVAELGISAEVEKVEDITAIMDRGVMLTPALMVDGELKVSGRVADVKEIKEILQGAN; this is encoded by the coding sequence ATGAAGATAGAAGTACTTGGAACCGGATGCATGAAATGCAAACGCCTGGCAAAGAACGTCGACGTCGCGGTCGCAGAACTCGGCATATCCGCAGAGGTCGAGAAGGTGGAGGATATCACCGCCATCATGGACCGCGGCGTGATGCTCACCCCGGCGCTGATGGTCGACGGGGAACTGAAGGTCTCCGGCCGCGTGGCGGACGTAAAGGAGATCAAGGAGATCCTGCAGGGGGCGAACTGA
- a CDS encoding permease, whose amino-acid sequence MIDLLIGSLLMGWETLAGYLAEHVLTCLVPAFFIAGAIAAFIKKDAILKYFSPDAKKSVAYGLASVSGTVLAVCSCTILPMFAGLFKRGSGIGPATTFLYAGPAINILAIVYTAKVLGFDLGLARALFAIVLAIVIGLIMAALFRSHDTDTQKKMAAMPQVPAGGGTERPRWVVPAFFVMLIGILIAGTAQADWLIKFPVIYALTLGTAYLLIYFFERDEVTEWGWETWDLTKKIFPILIVGTFLLGMLAYFLPPETFAPYFGTNSLASTLLASLVGTILYMPTLLEVPVIGTTFGYTSGVMAGGPALALLLSGPSVSLPSLLVISRVMGPKKTIVYALLVVVFSGLAGFAYGMIIG is encoded by the coding sequence ATGATCGACCTTCTTATCGGATCGCTCCTGATGGGCTGGGAGACCCTCGCGGGCTACCTCGCCGAACACGTCCTCACCTGCCTGGTACCGGCGTTCTTCATCGCGGGCGCCATTGCGGCGTTTATAAAAAAGGACGCAATCCTGAAGTACTTCAGTCCGGACGCAAAGAAGAGCGTCGCCTACGGCCTCGCCTCGGTCTCGGGGACGGTGCTCGCCGTCTGCTCCTGCACGATCCTGCCGATGTTCGCCGGGCTCTTCAAGCGGGGCAGCGGCATCGGGCCTGCCACGACCTTCCTGTACGCCGGCCCCGCGATCAACATCCTTGCGATCGTCTACACCGCAAAGGTGCTCGGCTTCGACCTCGGCCTCGCACGGGCCCTCTTCGCGATCGTCCTTGCGATCGTCATCGGCCTTATCATGGCGGCCCTCTTCCGGTCGCACGACACCGACACGCAGAAGAAGATGGCCGCGATGCCGCAGGTGCCCGCCGGCGGCGGGACGGAACGCCCCCGCTGGGTCGTCCCGGCCTTCTTCGTCATGCTCATAGGCATCCTGATCGCGGGCACCGCACAGGCCGACTGGCTGATCAAGTTCCCCGTCATCTACGCCCTCACCCTCGGGACGGCGTACCTCCTCATCTACTTCTTCGAGCGGGATGAGGTGACCGAGTGGGGCTGGGAGACCTGGGATCTCACGAAGAAGATCTTCCCCATCCTGATCGTGGGAACCTTCCTCCTCGGCATGCTCGCCTACTTCCTCCCGCCGGAGACCTTCGCCCCCTACTTCGGGACGAACTCGCTTGCATCGACCCTGCTCGCCTCGCTCGTCGGGACGATCCTGTACATGCCGACACTCCTCGAGGTGCCGGTGATAGGGACGACGTTCGGCTACACCTCCGGCGTGATGGCCGGCGGGCCGGCGCTCGCCCTCCTCCTCTCGGGCCCCTCGGTGAGCCTGCCCTCGCTCCTCGTCATATCGAGGGTCATGGGGCCGAAGAAGACCATCGTCTATGCACTGCTCGTAGTCGTCTTCTCGGGCCTCGCGGGATTTGCCTACGGCATGATCATCGGGTGA